The genomic interval TAAATTTATCACTTGTCCACTCTGACACCACAATTCTAAATCAGTAGAAATCAAATAATTATGCCAAGCTGCACGCTTCTTGCTGCACTCATTGAACAATTCAGCTACATTAAGTAACAGCTAACTGCTAGCAGAAATGAGAAAGGAAATGGTTAGCATATACTGTAGAGACGCTAGCTAGGATGGTGCTATTTTCTTAATTCATACAGAATGTATCACCACTAGcaacattaacatgaacacagtGTTATTTGACTTTTAGTTGGCCTTATGTTACTTGTGTGATGTTTGACCCATCTTAGAGACCAGGTGCACCCTATTCAGACTTTGAAACAGATACTCAAATGAACAATCTGTAAGGCACTCATTACTCATTACAAGCATCCTATATGGAAAACATCTGGCTACCCAATCAGCTTGACATACTTGTAGTATTTTCTATCATCCTTACAAGCATTAGTGACATTAATCTTACCTGTCTATTAGGATctctttaaaatgttattagccTTATAACCAGCCTTGGAGGCCAGACACATTAATTTTTAAGCAAACATAAGCTATAAAGCATGGCAAACTGGCAAATGAATCCCTGATCAGTCTGACATTGATCCTGGTTATATTTGATGAGCTTTTGGATGAtggttgcatgtgtgtgtgtgtatatatatatatatatataacgatGGAAGCCATTCTACTTAGtacattcagtacatttactgAAATGTACCTCTGTTTGCTACTTTAGATGTTACGCGTAGTGATTACAAATCATGATGTActactaaacaaaaacaaaaaaagacagacaaatcacttttaaaataattcagaaTACTCAAGTGATGTCAAGTTTGTAACATTACTAAAAGGATGACAAACCATGCTAGCTTTGCAGTTTCTAATCATTTCGCTAAATTACAGTGACTTATTAACCTAACTGAGCTATAGCACACATACTATTAGCAGTAAACTAAGTAAGCTAATGTTTAAATGTCTATGTTTTTCTTAGTGGCTTAGTTTACTAGTGAGCTATAGTATACAGACTATTAGCAGTTAGTTGATGTTTAAACTGCTACATTTTGCTCTTTTTTGTGTACAAGCACTTCATATAAGCTCCTAGTGTTCCACTTTACCCATGACTAGCCACAGAACCAAAGGGACTATCTAGCTAATAAGAACAATATTTTTAAGTTCCCAGCCTGCAGAATATGTCAGTGTGTGATTTCAATCGATTTCTATGGCATTTACACTTCACTTTTATGTGCCAGCATGAACAAATAGTGACGGCAAGAAGCACATGTAGCAACGTCTTACAGCCTTAACACAGCTGGCATGGAATGAAACTTCAACTTGTAAAATTGAAGCCAACTgtcacgaaaaaaaaaaagtttcataaaCATGTCTGGTGTGAATTGACCTGAAAGGAACCAGAGGACAACATAACATCACCTCAATGAGAGTGAGTCCAATTCTCAAACATACACTGACAAACCAAAGAAAAGCAAGGAGCAGTCAGCTCCATTGATGGTACTTTAAGCaaaatattatgaatatttgaatattttgttaatatttgaaTTGTCATGcttgttttaaacatttgtagTTTAGTGTCCTGTTCACTGCTTCAGAATTAGTCAATTAATGGTTTGCTAAATCTGTTAAAACAATATATAACATACCAAAAAGCGGAGTACATGTTTTTACCACTTCATGCACTGCTTGCAAATATCgatactgtgtgtttttttgttttttttgcacttttatgCGCATGAAGAAGAGTGTTTGAATGAAAGCGTATTCAACAGTACTCTTCTTTTCAATCTTTCCACAATATTTATAGCCAATTGCTAATATGCTAAGTTACAGCTAAATTTCTGACTGCACCCAGCCTGGTCATGCCTGTTTTGAGATGCTGACACCAACTGTCTAGTAGTCCTGTGTGCTTTATGATTGGCTGTGCCTTAACACAGGCAGATGCTGCTGTGGTGTATTTGCATTGTTAGCAGAAAATTAAACTTGATTTTAACTGATCCAATTTACAAGAAAATACTGATTATGATTAAAGCAAGAtaagtttaattaaattaataactgAATGGCACATTTCATAGTATGTGAAACACAGCCAAACCAACTTCAGATGACCTCAGCATAAAGTTTGGAGGGCCatgtgcaagagagagagagatagaaacagAGGGCAACTGTGGCACCTGGTGCTCCAGATGACTGTCCTTTGGCCAGATGGACCATGTCAAACAAAACTTACAAATGTGCATCCCACTTTTTCTACTATAAACTTACATTCTCCCTACTACATATCATTATACTCATTTATAAGACACATGCTTTCCAGGAGTCCAACTCCTGTCACATGCACCAACCCTTTTATTACTTTTCAGACACACCTTTCACACTTATCATTCCCATAGTCTTGAAATGACTATGAAGAAGTCTGAAGACTGAAGAAGTCTACCAAAAGCTCTCCAGCATGCAGTGTCAGTAAGGCAAGCTGTGTGGAGAGAGACGTGAAGCACAGTGGGTGGACAGATTAGAGCAATCCCCATGGTGCATGTCTGTCCTTCCACCCACTCCCCCAACACTGCCACTGCCACCTGCCACCCCAAAGCCTCATCACCTGCCTTTTTAACCCCACCAATCTGGACCTCCAGGAGGGGAATGTGTTCTCTGGACATTTCAGCTACCTCTACCATGTGCAGCCCTGCCTCCAAAAAAGGTGAACGTGCTGTCTGTTACAACCCATTGCACCATGAAATATCAGTAACATACACCAGATATAAGTATTCACAGTAAGGATACACTACCAGGATTACCATGTCATAAAGCAAATTGTTTGAGGATTTCAAAGAATGGTCGGTCTTCATCTGTGTTATACCACAGATATACCATAAATTTCTTCTGAGAAAATTCTTCTGAGAAGAAATTTACCCTACAGCCCTCAGGAGCAAGTAGTGTTTTTTGGTCTTACCTCCAGTGCAGCAGATGGTTTCTTCTTTAGCTCCTCACACTTGCGGAACTTGCAGATCTGGTGACCCGTCTTGCGGTTGCGGCAGCTGCTGCATTGCTCACAGTTGATCCTGCGCCGGCAAGGCGCACACATACCGCAGCGTTTACGCTTCTTTTTGCCGGCATTGATGGCGGAGGCCAGCTCACTGTGTGCTGGATACTCAGCCAGGCCGGCCATGTGCAGGGCACTGTCGGCAAGGAACACACCGGCTGGCGTCATGATGAAAAGCCCAGCCGGGTTGAAGGGAAAGCCACCACCTATGCCATACGGGAAGTCCGTGTGGCCTCCCACACTATCACCTGCTGATGCACCCTCCAGGTCACCTGACCCTGCTTCAGTGCCCACTCCACCCACTCCCACCCCTGCACCCATGCCCCCAGGCAGCAGCATGTGCTCCATGCCTGCTCGCTTGAGCAGCGCTGCTGCCTGGGCAAAGTGTAGTAGGCCGTTGTGTCCTTCAAGTGCCTGTTCCAGGCTCCGGTCCGCTTTGGCAGGCACCAGGGACGAAGCCGTGGATGACGAatgctgctgctgatgctgATTGCGTTGGCCAGACTGGACCTTCCCCTTGGCCTGGCCGTTATGGCTCAGTCCGTTGGTGTTTTGTGGGCAGGCAGCTGTGTACTGGGAAAGAGTGCGAGACCTTTTCAGACTTTTGCTGAGGGGCTCGCTAATAATGCCGCTGCGATTGCGGCGCTCAACGACGGGGCTGTCTTCCCTGCAGCTGTGCTGCTCCCGTTCCTTGTCCTTATCTTTGTCCTTGTCCTGGGCCTCGGGTGTCCGGCTGCCCTCCGGCCGTCCGCCAGACATGGTCCAGCCccagggtgtgagtgtgtgtatgtgtgttcgtgGGTGGGTAGGGGGTGGGGTTGGGGAGGGGACAGGGGATTGGCAAAGGAGGAGCCAGGCAGTACTCTCAGTCCACTGGATACCCAGATGAGGGAGGAGCCTCCTCTTTGACAAACTGGCCAGCCAATGGCAGGCAGGCCCTGGCACCGCAGAACCAGCTTTAGACCTCAGCCGTCATCTTCCCACTGGCAACTGGTAAACTACCATAAAGAaggacagagtgaaagagaaagaaaaagaaaacaaatatttgtTCATCTACCATTCAACAGCATTAAAGAAACATACCCAACCATGAGGAACCATCAAAAAACCCAAGTCCTCATATGAAgtattttacagttttacaaaGATGTTAAACAGTTTAAGACTGTTTACTAAAATGCTATTCTTTAGAATCATTTCTAAGCATTTAGCTTAGTTAAGCCTAATGGATGGAATCAATTTGTTAGACAGTATTGAATAGGAAGGTTTATAGCACTACAGCTCTTCagatctatctctctgtctctgagaTGAGCTATCCCTTCATCATTCTGAGTTAAGCTAAACAAAGGTATTGAGTACAACTGGTAAAGTCAGGCTTTAAAAGACATGACTCAGGACCTGGGTTTTAAAAGCAGTGTACATCAATGCAATGTAGTGAAGCAAATAttatttgttgcattttttcaGTGCTTTTGGGAAAGCAGGCCACAAAgtttagagaaaaataaatctttgcTAATCTTTGCTAACTACCAATGATAACACTGGAAACAAGCTTACGCTGTATGTGTTTAGGTAATGGTACAAAATGAGAGTTTTGAGTTTTGGTTCAGATTACAGTCAAACAAATTATGATACCTGACAACTATCTCCAAAGGTAATTAGTGTCATTTGTAAcaactcaaataaaataaaagtttgtcCAATTTCATCATGAATATACATCTCAATTATTGGGTACcaaaattattttcatgtttctcACATGaaatgcacattcacacacattagAACACAATGTCAATGCACTCTTTCCTGATAATATGCCATGATTTCATCTCTGAAGTCACGTACTAGGACTCTTTTTCATGACTTCTCCAGAGTGTACCGTCACGTCTCGCTTGTTGCATTCCTTCATCTTGTTAGAATCTGCATCTCTAATGAGGTCATATATGTTGTCTACCCATATTCCAGTTGGTGCAATTGGTCCACTGTGGATCAGTCAGTCACATTTTTGACTGAACTACTTACCAGCTGATCTAAGAGTTGTCATAGATACTTACACAAATCTGATGCTAATAATTTAACCAAGGAACAAGGTATTTGCAGATGTTCGTAACATCTGTGACATGGATGAAACTGGAGAGATCTTGCATGGTGATACTGCACATCGTTTGATCCCAAACATATTCAGTAAAAAAGACTTGTTATTGTTCTTCATCAGTTTACACAGTGACCACAGACACGCATACATGTACAACCCTGCTGAGGAAATGGCCAGGCCTGGCCTTATAAGGGAAAcaaagggagggggagggagggctAGGCGGGTGGGGGGTGTCTACGCAGTGTGTGGAAGTTGGAAGGCCAGAATTAGTGGGAGGTAAAGCTTCAAAGGCAGGAGTGCAGCCCCCGCATTCTCCCCAGCTCAGGGGTCTGTGGCGCCAGTGGACCACAGCCAGTCcatatctcgctctctctctctcgttctgttccTGACCAGTGGCCATGCTGAGCCAGGCAGCTTCGCCTCCCGCCTGCCAAGCCAACCCCATCACACACAGATCTCATGGGTCCATGGCACAACCCCACCAGCACATTTCTTATCCGTTCAACTCGCTCTGTGCGCCAACACTTTCATTTGGATGCTCGAAACTTCAGAAAAATCACGTCTTACCCAGACCTTGCTAGCTCATCACTGGCAGCCTTTGGGTTCTGTTTCATTCTGGCTGAGAACGACAACATGGCACATTTAAAATCCCTTCCACTCGCATGGGTGTTGCATGGAGCCAACGATTGGCTACACACCATCAGTGACCAACCATCCCCCCAAACCATGCAAcactctcaccatcttcaagaatATGGCTGTTATCTGGGTCAGTCTTGTTACAAATCTTGGTTTGTTAGTAACTTCATTAGTAATCACATTAAAGTGTGTTGTTAATAGGCTAGCTTTCACTTCTTCAGGACAAACATACACCCTTCCCTTTAAGGGTGGGATGTGATTAGATTTTGGGCCATCAGCTGTACTCATGGTGCAATACTAAATCATCATCGGTGTAGTGCAAAGCTAAGGACCCAACATGAGGGTGCAATGCTGTCATCCCCACCACACTTCATTAAACGAGATGACAAGACAAACAGGCTCATGAAAAGGAAACAGGAAGATCAGATCAATTCAAATATAGCAttagttttaattattaaaatgtataggCATTAGTATATAAAGTGCCtggttataaaaatgtattcattcattaatcccTTCTCTGATATGATTCCTTTCAGGAATTCAGTTTAGCCATCAGTTATTCACcttaaagaatatatattaataactaCTAAGATATATTTAGTAACTAAAGAAAAGGTGGAACTGATCATTATTAAATAGCAATCGCCagccattattttttttcttaattgaGCTtgttgctcaaaaaaaaaaaagaaacagactaGCTATAAAGGTATCACTAACTGTTCACTGAACCACTGTACTATATTTTTACCGATTATTTCCTGAGTTTGGTTCCACATAGTGAAGAAAATCCGACACGACCAGTTTAAAGTAGTTTATTACATTGCTAAACTCCATATCTGGAGTGCGGTCATACAGTAAGATCTTGCATAGATCTGTAAATATGCAGCCTAGAGAGTTCTGGCATTGTCTGTCATCTGTCAGTTATTAAACGCCACACTCAGCAGTCAGCAATTTTGATTTCGCTCTGTCTATTAACACTTCTTTTAGATCCGAttctcacagagagagagagggtgtctCTCAAAACGGCTTCTCCAATGCCTCCAAAGGGAAAATGCTGTGTTTGTCAATCGTACTGTCTCTTTATCTTCTTCTCTGCAATAAGTTCTGCTCAAAGAATGTTGGTCTTTATGTCCTCAATGACTTTTTGAACTAGACTCACcagccagtttattaggaacacccatacacctgctcatttatgtgattatgtggcagcagagcaaAACATAAAATGATGCAGATACTTGAAGCAAGAGCTTCAgtcaatgttcacatcaaacctgAGAATGGGAaacaaatgtgatctcagtcactttgactgtggcatggttgctggttCCAGATAGGCTAGTCTGAGTATTTTAGAACCTgttgaaaaaaccccaaaaccatCCAGTGAGCATCAGTTCTGTGGTTCTCATCACTTTGATGACAAGAGAGGTGatgagaggagaatggccagactgtttTGAGCTGGCAGCAATGcaatggtaactcaaataaccactgttAACCACTGTGGTGaacaaaaaagcatctcagaatgcacaacagaCTCAATCTTGAGGAGGacaggctacaacagcagacgaTCACATCATGTTCCcccaggctcacccaaactggacagttaaagattgAATTAGGCAATGTCCAGTTTGAAAATATTGCCATCTCATACACAATCCCCTATCACAGCTAATATTATTTTGTGCCAAACCAGGCAACATCCTACACAATATCAGAGTAAGAGTATGGTATGTGTGATAGTGTCAGTGCCTTTCAGGGCCTCTAGTTCCTCAGCCCACCTGTGTGCAGAAATCCAACATGAGCTGAATAAATGCCTTTTAGCAGTTATTAACTGTGCAGTCATGTGAACAACCATGTGACTCATAGCAAGAGGTTGCAAAAGGTCAAAGACAAAGacaagacttttgcacagaaaagtaaaaatatcaGTGTGTGCTTGTGATCAAGGAGAACATTTAGTCTTACACAACTTGACCTGTATAAGGATTTCACAAATTAATTAACgataatttgaaaataaatgtgttacTGAATTAAAGAAATATAATAGCCAAAGTTgggaataaaaatattttttcaaattgAATGTGGGTACAGTGACAGTTTCATGTTAGGTGAGTTCATTAAAGCAATAGTTCTGCATATGGTGCTGTCAGAAACTAATAGAATCATTAGTATTGGAGCACTCGGACTCtgacatgattcatttaaatgcaaaaagtaaaagaaaattcACAGATTGTTTCTTAGAGGTCACTGGGTTGCAAGTGAGAATCCAGTTTGAGCTTCAGACAGACGTTGAGATTCACATAGAAATGGTTTGAAGAGAGGCATAATTAGCAAAAGGACAGAAGAATAAGCATGTCGAAAATATTTGAGGGTTAGCTGAATGACAATGGATAAACATATCGTTATCAGAAGCCATATAACAAGCCAACTTCACTTCAGTTTTATCATCATATGATGAGGACAAACATAATAAAAGAAGGTCTGATTCAGTGTTGTGTTACCTCCAGCGGTGAGTTTGGGGAACTGTCTTAGCCTAGCTTCCTGTTTACAGTCTAAATTAAATCTTGAGAGGATATACTGAGGATTCAGTTGCTGAGTAAACATACTGGGTATTTTTTCATCTTCAGACAGCTGTAATTCTACAATGAATAACAGCATTGTGACAACATTATGATTCACCGCAGCACTAGTAAAGCTGAAATTATGACAGCTGACAAAGTtctttggagttttttttttttgtttgtttgtttttacagccTTTACATCTTATTCCTGTGTAAAACTTTTTATGTTTTAGATGGCTACATATTGgtgttttacattttgtttatcttttaCAGAGAAAAGATAAGCCAGTTCCTGGGCTCTAGACCACAAACACAATTATAAGCAGTacttatacaaccccaattctgaaaaagttgggacagtagggaaaatgctaataaaaacaaagaggactgatttgtaaatgtactttgatttgtatttaaacaaaaaatgtataaagacaaggtatttgatgttttacctaataacttagttattagttatttgaagataaatgtttattttaaaactgatgCATGCAAtatattccaaaaaagttgggacaagggaaatttaggactaatagcgatgtgacaagttgaaataagaaggtgatgtgaagcaggtgaggcaatcatctaatcatagcatataaggagcctccaaaaaaggcctagtccttcaagtgcaaggatgggtcgaggctcgccaatctgctaacagatgcatcagcaaataatccaacactttgggTACGACAAAGTAAGACAAAGAgtaagacaaatcggtaggattttgtgcatttcacCTTCCACAGggcacaatataattaattgATTCAAGTATTCCAGTCAAATCTCGGTaagtaaagggcaaggccaaaaactacttctgaatgtgcgtgaactctgatccctcagacgtcactgtcttaaaaacgtcatgagtctgtaatggatatcctgacatgggctcaggaatactttggtaaacatttgttagtcaacaccattcgccactgcatccacagatgcaagttaaggctttactaagCAAAACAGAAGTCATACATCCAGACTGTCCAGgccaacttctctgggctcggtctcatctgagatggacagtagcacagtggaattgtgttttgtggtccgacgatacaacatttcaaatagtttttggacaaaacagccgtcgtgttttCCGGGCCAAAGAGAAAatggaccatccaagctgttatcagtgtcaggtccaaaagccagcgtctgtcatggtatgggggtgtgtcagtgcccatggcatgggtaacttgcacatctgtgagggcaccattaatgcagaaagatatgtacacattttggagcaacatatgctgccgtgcagagcaggacaacgccaaaccacattctgtccggattacaagcgcatggttgcgtaagcattttgattattttcaatcatcagatttgaaatgagtgtatattttctaaaataaattaaatctacaaagtaaaacatcaaataatgtgttaataacgtattttcaatatagtacagggggaattgaattttcaaatggctctttttgtttgttttactgtcCCGGAAacattctgttttaaaaaatctaactGAATATTGCACGTAACCTCAAGAGAGAACAAATACAGGAAGTGTTAACTAGCATTATTTATGACATTAGTTCAAATGTCTTCCTCAGTAACTACTTTGAGcaattcagtaactacagtgaagcTACCAGGAAAGATTACATGGTTAATATGGCATTATTACCATTCACAAAGTAATTCATAATTGTATTAACGTATGTTTACTTGAATGTTTACTAGATAACTAAGTTATCTTCCAACAACAATGGCCAACACTTTTATAATACTTTTAGGACTGATCTTGTTGGTTAGTTCAAGGACATATAGCTTCCGTAACTTACattaattaacataaataaaccATGAATTTAACtgagaaaaatgagaaatgtaGTTAAATGAGAGGGGTTACAGCCACAAAGGGTGTACATTTAGCAACTCGGACTATTATAATAGCACCTAAACAgcattgtacatttttattaagtGACTGAACTAAAATAGAGTCATTCATAGTGAAGCTTTCAGACTCAGCATCCATTGTAATGGCCATAAaactattcatttaaatgaagaaatgaaaagaaaattcaTTGATTTCGTATTAAAGGCCATTGGATAGGCATTGGGAATCCAGTTTTGCCATACAAAGTTTTAAAAGAAGCA from Ictalurus furcatus strain D&B chromosome 18, Billie_1.0, whole genome shotgun sequence carries:
- the cxxc5a gene encoding CXXC-type zinc finger protein 5 isoform X2, encoding MSGGRPEGSRTPEAQDKDKDKDKEREQHSCREDSPVVERRNRSGIISEPLSKSLKRSRTLSQYTAACPQNTNGLSHNGQAKGKVQSGQRNQHQQQHSSSTASSLVPAKADRSLEQALEGHNGLLHFAQAAALLKRAGMEHMLLPGGMGAGVGVGGVGTEAGSGDLEGASAGDSVGGHTDFPYGIGGGFPFNPAGLFIMTPAGVFLADSALHMAGLAEYPAHSELASAINAGKKKRKRCGMCAPCRRRINCEQCSSCRNRKTGHQICKFRKCEELKKKPSAALEVMLPTGAAFRWFQ
- the cxxc5a gene encoding CXXC-type zinc finger protein 5 isoform X1, with product MSGGRPEGSRTPEAQDKDKDKDKEREQHSCREDSPVVERRNRSGIISEPLSKSLKRSRTLSQYTAACPQNTNGLSHNGQAKGKVQSGQRNQHQQQHSSSTASSLVPAKADRSLEQALEGHNGLLHFAQAAALLKRAGMEHMLLPGGMGAGVGVGGVGTEAGSGDLEGASAGDSVGGHTDFPYGIGGGFPFNPAGLFIMTPAGVFLADSALHMAGLAEYPAHSELASAINAGKKKRKRCGMCAPCRRRINCEQCSSCRNRKTGHQICKFRKCEELKKKPSAALEKVMLPTGAAFRWFQ